From one Methanomicrobia archaeon genomic stretch:
- a CDS encoding DUF86 domain-containing protein: protein MSKRDRDYLLFIEDIVQCIEKIESYTGNHSFEDFSENDMAVDAVIRNFEIIGEAVKRIPEEIKRKYTAVAWKEAAGFRDILIHEYFGIDLEAVWDTVRVNIPEFKAQIVRVLEAERSGIGKGRDD from the coding sequence ATGTCTAAGCGGGACAGAGATTATCTTCTTTTTATAGAAGATATCGTGCAGTGCATAGAAAAGATCGAGAGCTATACTGGTAATCACTCATTTGAAGATTTCAGCGAGAATGACATGGCAGTTGATGCTGTAATCCGCAATTTTGAGATCATAGGTGAAGCGGTAAAAAGGATTCCTGAAGAAATAAAGCGGAAGTATACTGCTGTGGCATGGAAAGAGGCGGCGGGATTCCGAGACATCTTAATTCATGAGTATTTCGGGATTGATCTTGAGGCGGTATGGGACACTGTAAGAGTGAACATCCCGGAATTCAAAGCACAAATAGTACGGGTTTTAGAGGCAGAAAGAAGTGGCATTGGAAAAGGGCGCGATGATTGA
- a CDS encoding nucleotidyltransferase: MDAAEVARKLAEKKAHMSRAFHVRELGLFGSYIRGEETTASDIDVLVDFTKGHKDFFNYMRLKFYLEGLFGRDVDLVMKDAIKSRLKDRILHEVEYV, translated from the coding sequence ATGGATGCTGCTGAGGTGGCGCGGAAATTGGCTGAGAAAAAAGCGCACATGAGCCGGGCTTTTCATGTAAGAGAACTAGGGTTATTTGGTTCTTATATCAGGGGTGAAGAGACAACAGCCAGTGATATAGATGTTCTTGTCGATTTTACTAAGGGGCATAAGGATTTTTTCAATTATATGCGGTTAAAATTTTACCTTGAGGGTCTTTTTGGGCGAGACGTTGACCTTGTGATGAAGGATGCGATTAAATCACGGCTAAAGGATCGTATCTTACACGAGGTTGAATATGTCTAA